In Drosophila ananassae strain 14024-0371.13 chromosome 3R, ASM1763931v2, whole genome shotgun sequence, the DNA window CTTGTATTCATCCCGTGCTCTGCAGTCGTGATCCGCCTTCGACTTGAGGGAATTTCTTCTACTGATAAGCTCCCATGTGCGTGTCGAGATCCAGTCTGTGCTCCTGCGTTGTCGGGTGCCAAGCAAACCCTCCGCGGTGCTCCTCAGTGTGCTGCATGTGTGTTCCCAGGTGTGATTCTGCTGCGGTGTTAGCTGTTCACGTAGCATTGTTGCCAATCTGGTGGATATGACAGGGTCTCCAAGTCGGTGTAAGTTCAGGGGGGTGGTCTTCTTGTGCTTCTTCTGGTGGCCGTGTGACTTCGTCTGAGCTTGATTAAAAGCTCTCCGACTAGTAGTTCATGGTCACTGTCAATTGACGCACTTCTCCTGTTCCGTACATCGCTAAGGGAGTGTCTCCATTTCCTACTTATGCACAGATGGTCAATTTGGTTGCGTGTATGCCCACTCGGTGATGTCCACGTGTACTTGTGCACTTCCTTGTGGGGGAATACAGTGCCACCAATGACCAGTTGGAATGTCTGGCATAGGTCGGCCAGCCTGTCGCCGTTGTTGCTACGTGTTCCCACACCGTGTCGGCCCATGATTGCTTCCAATCCGTTGTTGTTGGGGCCTAATTTCGCGTTGAAATCTCCCATGAGAATTTTAATATCACCTCGTTTGCTCTTGGTGAGTGAAGATGTGAGGGCATTGTAGAAGTCGTCTTTGATGTCATCGCTGGCGTCTTCTGTCGGGGCGTAGCATTGCATGATGGTAATGTGCCTAGCGTTGCATCGGAATCTTGCAGTGATGATTCTTTCGGATACCGGATTCCAGGTGATAAGTGTCTGTTTGTATTGCTTTGACACGTATATTCCTACTCCATTCCTGCCCCCATCACTGCTCCCACTGTGCATTACTAGATTGccgtgtgttgttgttgtcgtcccACTGCCTCTCCACCTCATCTCGCTTATGCCGGTAATTGCGATCTGCATTTTTTCCATCTCCTTTTCAAACTGCGCAAGCCTGGAAGGCTCCATTAGGGTCCTCACattccattgtccaattcgtgtccgttGCGAAAAGCGGAGGGTCGTCATCGGGTTGGGGGTGTGAGTGTTTTCTGATcttgtgtttgtttctgtaatcGTTATTGTTCAGTCGATCCGGTAATTAGCCGAGTGCAACCTATCTCAGAAGTGGGGCTGCCACCTAACGACATCTGGAAATGCCGGTTTTTCGGTTCTCAtgcacataattataaatagcgaAAAATCCAACGAAAGCTTTGTTCGCTGTTTACATCATATGCGCGAGCGCCGAAAAGCTTTCAGGGCCATGCACATGACACGAGTGgggctcgaacccacgacctcacGCTTAGCGAGCTAGTACACTAACCACTAGGCTACGAGGCCCCTCCAAGGCGGTTAGTATAAGcaatttaagattgttagtagagcaaggtgacaagatgtggtagagaccattgtagtccgaacataataccctgaacggatcgtgttgggcatatatcgaactacaatggctgaggagtagaggacgaaagtttctagtccttctactaggaacgttaataTTTAAGCATGTTAGttaatgctggctgtctatatttccgtaaataagattgtatagaaacatgacacccaacatcgttctacggtttgttaatgatggtaagttgattagtaaaagtctactacgataagaagggaggtaaagatttgcatcccaattaagtcccctaagcgcaaaagtaaggaagatTTTTTGTActgattcaatgtgatcttggtgtactccatattgaggattccagacacacgatccatactcaagaatcggacggaccagtgatgtatataacgttttagttatttacaggtcattaaattcttttgaccatcttttaataaaaccaagcacacccatagctttattaaccatggtagatatatggtcggtaaatttaagtttcaaatctaataggacacctagatccttaacctgagttaatcgttctaaggcgttcccatagcctgatgaggactagatcggtaaaaagacataagtttacatttcgatccattaagatttaggttatttgctaaacaccaattttgaagtttatccaaatcggattgaagtctagactgggcgctagtaaATTTATAATGAAAGcgtagcttaacgtcatcagcgtacataagtacaagtgaattagttaaggcaaggggcaagtcgttaataaacaatgtaaaaagtaggggtccaagatggcttccttggggcacccccgatgtggcgcgaactaaacgcgaggtaacatctttaaagaaaacacgttgggttctccctgataagtagctcgaaattcacataagaagatcagttgggaatcccaaaagactgagtttacttataagaagcgaatggttaacagagtcaaatgctttactgaagtcagtgtatatgacgtctgtttgtaagccattccggaagccatccgtgataaaagatgttagctccaataagttggtagtggtggagcggcgcttcatgaagccatgctggcacggagttattattgaactacataggtgttgcaaatgtggagtgataagtttttccaaaagctttggaattgctgacaatttagagaagcctctataattagcagcgtcggattttttcccttttttatgcagcggaataatgaaggattccttccacataagctgaaagatcgaagtttccagcgatagattaaagagtttaacaagcggtttgcacagtgcctcggcgcagtacttcagaacacagcctggtactccatcagggcctggcgaatacacgggcttaaccttaagaagatccgataacacaccactttgatcaaaagatgggcaaaatataaggttggctgatttgatattataagtgtaaggctgagctaaactgctgctaggtgaataggtagtttgaaaaaactgtgcaatgAGATCGGTCATTGcttgatcagtgttcgcataagagttctcaaacgtaagcagtgggggaaaagatacatgtttacgcttagtgtttacaaagttatataactgcttcggatcctgagtaaactgaatcctgcagcggcgaatataactcctataacattctgagttatgcacggtgaaattggacctagctactaagtatcttgaataaccaACTGtgcagccagataatctatgtttaattaaaagtctacttatactattctttaaatttataacgtgccttgtataccaagacggattcgttgaagcggacggatatttccacggcacgcaaacgtcgaaaaatgggtttaaagtgaaataaaatttttgtaattttatatcctcacatgtttatatcctcacatgccagtaaatcagaccaatcgaATACCGAGATTAACATATttaactttatgagatttaagtgaagacttaaggtcaaatgAGGAATTTTTTTCGATGGAATGCTCAAGAGAGGGATAATATAGATCCTCAGGGtaagaaaggggcaaagtaattccatcaggatcagaaacgaaacataagtccaacagccaacttaaagaatttctaacgtggttaatttgcccgagtgacatgtcaaacatgcccacagggaagtcgtggtgggagttaagctgtaaagacggtgaattttcaacatttgaccacataagttctgggatgtTAAAGTCaaccagagctatcagctggtcaccatcagacagacgatcgaaaaccaaacgaatagcggacaaatgttgccagtatgttggcggttcggacgaaggtggtatgtaagaacaggtaactggacaaaatgattttaatacaAAGAAATTcgatgtcaccaaactcttgtgattttacctctttaGAAGCGAATTTtaagtctacagaaattaacactcctcctctcCTTCGCAGTGTTCTAtcacctacttggaaaaactacggagcttaagatctccggctttaaccaagtttctgtaaagactataatgtgagatgcaaagaaagaactatcagaatacagtttgggaagtttacttcGTAATCCTCAGTAATCTGATAAGTAAGAGTAAGtaaagacattagttttttaaaactacgGAGGATGAGGTCAAAGGTCAGTGGCTTCCATCTGGTAGCTCTGGATGACTTTATAATGCC includes these proteins:
- the LOC123257366 gene encoding craniofacial development protein 2-like; this encodes MTTLRFSQRTRIGQWNVRTLMEPSRLAQFEKEMEKMQIAITGISEMRWRGSGTTTTTHGNLVMHSGSSDGGRNGVGIYVSKQYKQTLITWNPVSERIITARFRCNARHITIMQCYAPTEDASDDIKDDFYNALTSSLTKSKRGDIKILMGDFNAKLGPNNNGLEAIMGRHGVGTRSNNGDRLADLCQTFQLVIGGTVFPHKEVHKYTWTSPSGHTRNQIDHLCISRKWRHSLSDVRNRRSASIDSDHELLVGELLIKLRRSHTATRRSTRRPPP